The following coding sequences are from one Beggiatoa alba B18LD window:
- the hrcA gene encoding heat-inducible transcriptional repressor HrcA, translating into MLKATHEQINERAQRLLKILIDRYIRDGQPVGSRTLSKESDLDLSPATIRNVMADLEEMGLIFSPHTSAGRIPTVRGYRVFVDSLLQVKQLSNDEESLLRRMFRNDAISFDNQRLFEKASNLLSEVTHLTSVIMLPRRKTQALRHVEFLSLSKQRVLAILVINEHEVQNRIIHTSRAYSSTELEHAANYLNAAFAGKDIHRVRQDLVGEMRKARQDLDNLMETALEMADKTFTNQEEDKPDFVVAGQTHLMDIAELSTNIDKLRHLFSAFNQKCDILHLLDQAINAQGIQIFIGEESGYEVFDDCSVITSPYKVDGSVIGVLGVIGPTRMAYERVIPIVDLTAKLLSSALK; encoded by the coding sequence ATGTTAAAGGCTACGCATGAGCAGATTAACGAGCGTGCACAACGACTCTTAAAAATCTTGATTGACCGTTATATTCGAGACGGTCAACCCGTCGGCTCTCGCACGTTATCCAAAGAAAGCGACTTAGATTTAAGCCCCGCAACCATTCGCAATGTGATGGCTGATTTAGAAGAAATGGGCTTAATTTTTTCGCCACATACCTCTGCAGGACGAATTCCAACCGTTCGCGGTTATCGCGTTTTCGTCGACAGCTTATTACAAGTTAAACAACTCAGTAACGATGAAGAAAGTCTATTAAGACGAATGTTCCGCAATGATGCAATAAGTTTTGATAATCAACGCTTGTTCGAAAAAGCCTCGAATCTCCTCTCTGAAGTCACGCATTTAACCAGCGTGATTATGCTCCCCCGTCGTAAAACCCAAGCACTCCGTCACGTCGAATTTTTATCCCTTTCAAAACAACGGGTATTGGCTATTCTCGTTATTAATGAACATGAAGTTCAAAATCGAATTATTCACACCAGTCGCGCTTATAGCTCCACAGAATTAGAACACGCCGCCAATTATTTAAATGCCGCCTTTGCTGGTAAAGATATTCACCGCGTGCGTCAAGATTTAGTCGGCGAAATGCGCAAAGCTCGCCAAGACTTAGATAATTTAATGGAAACTGCCCTCGAAATGGCAGATAAAACTTTTACCAATCAAGAAGAAGATAAACCCGATTTTGTCGTTGCAGGGCAAACCCATTTAATGGATATTGCTGAACTGTCAACCAATATCGACAAACTTCGCCACTTATTCAGCGCATTTAATCAAAAATGCGATATTCTCCATCTTTTAGACCAAGCCATTAATGCACAGGGAATTCAAATTTTTATCGGTGAAGAATCAGGTTACGAAGTTTTCGACGACTGCAGCGTGATTACCTCACCTTATAAAGTAGATGGCTCTGTCATTGGTGTGTTAGGTGTCATTGGCCCTACCCGCATGGCGTATGAGCGCGTCATCCCCATTGTCGACTTAACAGCAAAACTGCTTAGTTCCGCCTTGAAGTAA
- the dsbD gene encoding protein-disulfide reductase DsbD has product MRNYLFTCLIYFCLSLYMGIAFATPPNLTDMLQSGRHGNQSLEDNGLQPLANTIPPATTTTAETTAQQAPVNVEDEFLDPEKAFFLSTQVIDAQTVQVTWLVAEGYYLYENKMQFSADNAKIQKIILPSSQMKDDPLFGNVQVFEQPEVVATIIFGAVQTETIVLTVHYQGCASAGLCYPPMAKTITLTMPHTNASSVPPVSSEVSALPIENNLVQPAVVPATTPAPVLISEQDAIAQALMQDNIFYTLLLFFGFGLLLAFTPCVFPMIPILSSIIVGQGKQLSTYSAFSLSLVYVLSMALTYTVAGVFAGLVGENLQASFQEPIVIIVFSLIFLALALSMFGFYNLQMPNVLQSKLTDVSNQQKGGTWIGVAIMGFLSALIVGPCVAAPLAGILIYISQTKDAVFGGMALFSLSLGMGVPLLLIGTSAGRFLPKAGLWMETVKQVFGVLLLAVAWWLLARLLPDFVVLMGWATLFIVSAVYMGVLEPLQVGVSHWRRLWKGVGAVLFIYGILLIITASQGGKAVLYPLQLLGNAANGETVKTELTFQKVKGLEGLNQAIARAKQAGKAVMLDFYADWCVACKEMEVFTFTNQQVQQQLQSFVLLQVDVTANDEQDKALYKHFGIFGPPAIMFYNTQGIEQIAYRVVGFTSADKFSQHIATFQQSL; this is encoded by the coding sequence ATGCGTAACTATCTTTTTACCTGCTTGATTTATTTCTGTCTTAGCCTTTATATGGGGATTGCGTTTGCAACTCCGCCAAATTTAACGGATATGTTGCAATCTGGCAGGCATGGCAATCAATCGTTAGAAGATAATGGGTTGCAACCACTCGCAAACACGATTCCTCCAGCAACAACGACTACCGCAGAAACCACAGCGCAACAAGCTCCAGTCAATGTGGAAGATGAGTTTTTAGACCCAGAAAAAGCATTTTTTCTTAGCACACAAGTCATCGATGCGCAAACCGTTCAAGTTACTTGGCTCGTTGCTGAAGGTTATTATCTTTATGAAAATAAAATGCAGTTTTCCGCAGATAATGCCAAGATTCAAAAAATAATCTTGCCCAGCAGTCAGATGAAAGATGATCCGTTGTTTGGCAACGTTCAAGTATTTGAACAGCCTGAAGTGGTTGCAACAATTATCTTCGGTGCGGTACAAACAGAGACAATTGTTTTAACCGTTCATTATCAGGGGTGTGCCAGTGCGGGCTTGTGTTATCCGCCAATGGCAAAAACTATTACGCTGACGATGCCACACACTAATGCAAGCAGTGTCCCGCCTGTATCAAGCGAAGTCAGTGCATTACCGATTGAAAATAATCTCGTACAACCTGCCGTTGTTCCCGCAACAACGCCCGCCCCTGTGTTGATTTCTGAACAAGATGCGATTGCGCAAGCCTTGATGCAGGATAATATTTTTTACACCTTACTGTTATTCTTTGGCTTTGGTTTACTGCTTGCATTTACGCCCTGCGTTTTTCCCATGATTCCGATTTTATCCAGCATTATTGTGGGACAAGGGAAACAATTATCGACCTATTCTGCATTTTCCCTCTCGCTTGTTTATGTGCTCTCTATGGCATTGACTTATACCGTTGCAGGCGTTTTTGCGGGTTTAGTGGGAGAAAATCTGCAAGCCAGTTTTCAAGAACCGATTGTTATTATTGTCTTTAGCTTGATTTTTCTCGCCCTTGCTTTGTCTATGTTCGGTTTTTACAACTTACAAATGCCTAATGTGTTACAAAGCAAATTAACCGATGTCAGCAATCAGCAAAAAGGTGGCACATGGATTGGCGTTGCCATCATGGGCTTTTTATCTGCGTTAATTGTAGGACCTTGCGTTGCTGCACCGTTAGCGGGAATTTTAATTTATATCAGCCAGACAAAAGATGCGGTATTTGGTGGAATGGCGTTATTTTCGCTCAGTTTAGGCATGGGCGTACCTTTGCTATTAATTGGCACATCCGCAGGGCGATTTCTCCCGAAAGCAGGATTATGGATGGAAACCGTTAAACAAGTCTTTGGCGTGTTGCTACTTGCAGTTGCGTGGTGGCTATTAGCCCGTTTACTGCCTGACTTTGTTGTTTTAATGGGGTGGGCGACTTTGTTTATTGTGTCTGCCGTTTACATGGGCGTTTTAGAGCCGTTACAAGTTGGGGTGTCCCATTGGCGACGTTTATGGAAAGGGGTCGGCGCGGTCTTATTTATCTATGGTATTTTGCTGATTATTACCGCAAGTCAGGGGGGCAAAGCAGTTTTATATCCCCTGCAATTGTTAGGCAACGCGGCAAACGGTGAAACCGTTAAAACAGAACTAACCTTTCAAAAAGTAAAGGGGTTGGAAGGGTTAAATCAGGCAATTGCCCGCGCAAAGCAAGCGGGAAAAGCTGTGATGTTAGATTTTTATGCCGATTGGTGCGTTGCCTGCAAAGAAATGGAAGTTTTCACTTTTACCAATCAGCAAGTTCAGCAACAATTGCAATCTTTTGTCTTATTACAAGTCGATGTGACGGCAAACGATGAACAGGATAAGGCGTTATATAAGCACTTCGGTATTTTTGGACCGCCTGCCATTATGTTTTATAACACTCAAGGGATTGAGCAAATAGCTTACCGTGTCGTTGGATTTACCTCAGCCGACAAGTTTTCTCAACATATTGCGACGTTTCAACAATCATTATGA
- a CDS encoding TlpA family protein disulfide reductase, translated as MKKFFFLFFLAIGVTGLSSYISYQYLIHQANAENQMQTDLQTAEEVRLQQAKLTTPTSVTRRPDFSLPDLQGIIRENREWDGKLVVINFWATWCAPCVREIPMLMHFQRTYGTQGLQIVGIAIDDIDAVKAFHQDIKFNYPILLGEDAGISLSKNLGNRVGALPFSVFIDPKGNIITSYAGELDETQLLKVIQPFLTPVNPLPPQSDTLPTQLQS; from the coding sequence ATGAAAAAATTTTTCTTTTTATTTTTCTTGGCTATCGGTGTGACAGGACTGAGTAGTTATATCTCTTATCAATATTTAATTCATCAAGCCAATGCGGAAAATCAAATGCAAACCGACCTGCAAACAGCAGAAGAAGTGCGTTTGCAACAGGCAAAATTGACAACACCGACCAGCGTAACACGTCGCCCTGACTTCAGTTTGCCCGATTTACAAGGGATAATCAGAGAAAATCGGGAGTGGGATGGTAAACTGGTGGTTATTAATTTCTGGGCGACATGGTGCGCCCCTTGTGTGCGTGAAATTCCCATGTTAATGCACTTTCAGCGGACTTATGGCACGCAAGGCTTGCAAATTGTGGGTATTGCCATTGATGATATCGACGCGGTGAAGGCATTTCATCAAGACATTAAATTTAATTACCCCATTTTATTGGGTGAAGATGCAGGAATTAGTTTGTCTAAAAACTTAGGCAATCGTGTTGGTGCATTACCATTTAGCGTTTTCATTGACCCCAAAGGCAATATTATTACCAGTTATGCAGGCGAGTTAGACGAAACACAGTTATTAAAAGTCATTCAACCTTTTTTAACCCCAGTGAACCCGCTCCCCCCACAGTCAGACACGCTTCCCACTCAACTACAATCCTAA
- the ccoG gene encoding cytochrome c oxidase accessory protein CcoG, giving the protein MNAENNKIKSTTAIPLDEVQQGLYAKRQKIYPRQVHGLFARLRVTSVLVLLGIYYIFPWLQWDGRQAVLFDLPARQFYIFGWVFWPQDFIYLAFLLIIAGFSLFFFTTLAGRLWCGYACPQTVWTETFLWMERLVEGDRAKQMKLDKESFSAYKFRIKATKHSIWIIFSLITGFTFVGYFTPIRELTGSLSSFDLSGWETFWFFFYSFATYGNAGFMREQVCTYMCPYARFQSAMFDKDTLIIAYDTNRGEPRGSRKKGEDYQAKNLGECINCTMCVQVCPTGIDIRDGLQYQCIGCSACIDVCDDVMDKMDYPKGLIRYTTDNAMNGKPTHIFRPRVFIYGTLLIILFGLLIYSISIRQPLQLDVIRDRNVLYRENNEGLIQNVYILKVINKDVHPHVYEITVTGLKDAQFETDKAVIEVESGSVLDLPARVNVERANIPAQSNEIEFTMTAKDNPEWKVTEDARFLGPIQLPR; this is encoded by the coding sequence ATGAACGCAGAAAACAACAAAATTAAATCAACGACTGCCATTCCTCTTGATGAGGTGCAACAAGGCTTATATGCCAAACGGCAGAAAATTTACCCTCGCCAAGTGCATGGGTTATTTGCCCGTTTACGGGTGACGAGTGTCTTGGTGTTATTAGGTATTTACTATATTTTTCCTTGGCTTCAGTGGGATGGACGACAAGCTGTTTTATTTGATTTACCCGCGCGACAATTTTACATTTTTGGCTGGGTTTTCTGGCCTCAGGATTTTATTTATCTGGCTTTTTTATTGATTATTGCAGGCTTTAGTCTGTTTTTTTTCACGACGTTAGCGGGGCGGTTATGGTGTGGTTATGCCTGTCCGCAAACGGTTTGGACGGAAACCTTTTTATGGATGGAGCGTTTAGTTGAAGGCGACCGTGCAAAACAAATGAAGTTAGATAAAGAGTCATTTTCAGCATATAAATTTCGAATTAAAGCGACGAAACATAGTATCTGGATTATTTTTTCTTTAATCACAGGCTTTACATTTGTTGGATATTTCACCCCTATACGGGAATTAACAGGCAGTTTAAGCAGTTTTGATTTATCGGGTTGGGAAACCTTCTGGTTTTTCTTCTATAGCTTTGCAACGTATGGCAATGCGGGCTTTATGCGGGAACAAGTCTGTACGTATATGTGTCCTTATGCGCGTTTCCAGAGTGCGATGTTTGATAAAGACACGTTAATCATTGCTTATGATACAAATCGCGGTGAGCCACGTGGGTCGCGGAAGAAAGGCGAGGATTATCAGGCTAAAAATTTAGGGGAGTGCATCAACTGTACGATGTGCGTGCAAGTCTGTCCGACGGGTATCGATATTCGGGATGGCTTGCAATATCAATGCATTGGCTGTTCTGCCTGTATTGATGTTTGCGATGATGTGATGGATAAAATGGACTATCCAAAAGGTTTAATCCGTTATACGACAGATAATGCGATGAATGGTAAGCCGACACATATCTTCAGACCCCGTGTGTTTATTTATGGCACGTTATTAATTATTCTGTTTGGATTATTAATTTATTCCATTTCCATCCGCCAACCGTTACAACTGGATGTGATTCGTGACCGTAATGTTTTATATCGTGAAAATAACGAAGGCTTAATTCAAAACGTGTATATTTTGAAAGTTATCAATAAAGATGTACATCCGCATGTATATGAAATTACGGTGACTGGCTTAAAGGATGCGCAGTTTGAAACGGACAAAGCGGTGATTGAGGTAGAAAGTGGGTCTGTTTTAGATTTACCTGCTCGCGTCAATGTTGAGCGTGCTAACATTCCTGCACAAAGTAACGAGATTGAATTTACCATGACGGCAAAAGATAACCCTGAATGGAAAGTGACAGAAGATGCTCGCTTTTTAGGGCCGATTCAGTTACCCCGTTAA
- the dnaX gene encoding DNA polymerase III subunit gamma/tau, which yields MAYQVLARKWRPHIFPEMVGQTHVVRALTNALDNDRLHHAYLFTGTRGVGKTTIARIFAKSLNCETHGVSSHPCGTCPTCREVDEGRFVDLIEVDAASRTRVEDTREILENVQYAPTRGRYKVYLIDEVHMLSTGSFNALLKTLEEPPPHVKFLLATTDPQKLPATVLSRCLQFNLKRLPAEHIAQHLEKILTIETIPFELSALQQLAIAADGSLRDALSLLDQSIAYGGGRVHAEEVRSMLGTLDQHIVVGIIQALANHDALGLLQQIAQVAEQNPDFMSLLADMLSFLQRIAIAQVAPDAVDKMQADSSTILELAQQLSPEDVQLFYQIALVGRRDLPLAPEARSGFEMIALRMLAFRPDNPSRLQQTPPQPRPSNPAPPSQPNTRPTPAPITSTATQPATVTSSPINPASPENVATNPVLDSMVAPTVSQTIALNTAEDWTTLLQVLPLGGVVKQLAVNCAFEKQEGHLINLILAGENKVLINQSGKLEQALQQYYQNAHLRLHVRVGEFIADTPAQQQKRQQSETEKQMHEDIYNDPFVQAVQEHFSGQVRRITAKTN from the coding sequence ATGGCTTATCAAGTTCTTGCCCGTAAATGGCGACCACATATTTTTCCTGAAATGGTGGGACAAACGCATGTTGTGCGGGCGTTAACCAACGCGCTTGATAATGACCGTTTACACCATGCCTATTTATTCACAGGCACGCGCGGTGTGGGAAAAACGACGATTGCGCGGATTTTTGCTAAATCATTAAATTGTGAAACGCATGGCGTAAGCTCGCATCCTTGTGGCACTTGTCCTACTTGTCGTGAAGTGGACGAAGGGCGTTTTGTCGATTTAATTGAAGTTGACGCAGCCTCACGAACACGGGTAGAGGATACGCGGGAAATTTTGGAAAACGTGCAGTATGCCCCCACACGCGGACGTTATAAAGTCTATTTAATTGACGAAGTGCATATGCTTAGTACAGGCAGTTTTAACGCGCTGTTAAAGACCTTAGAAGAACCCCCGCCACATGTTAAATTTTTACTTGCCACCACTGACCCGCAAAAATTACCTGCAACTGTCCTGTCTCGTTGTTTGCAATTCAATTTAAAACGCTTACCCGCAGAACATATTGCCCAGCATTTAGAAAAAATTCTCACTATAGAAACAATTCCTTTTGAACTAAGTGCCTTGCAACAATTAGCCATTGCGGCTGATGGTAGTTTACGCGACGCACTCAGTTTACTAGACCAGTCTATTGCTTATGGCGGGGGGCGAGTTCATGCGGAGGAAGTACGCAGTATGTTGGGCACGTTAGACCAGCATATTGTGGTTGGGATTATTCAAGCCCTTGCGAATCATGATGCGCTTGGTTTATTACAGCAAATAGCCCAAGTTGCCGAGCAAAATCCTGATTTTATGAGCTTGTTAGCGGATATGCTATCGTTTTTGCAACGCATTGCGATTGCCCAAGTTGCCCCTGATGCAGTGGATAAAATGCAAGCGGATAGTTCGACTATTTTAGAATTAGCACAACAGCTTAGTCCTGAAGATGTTCAACTGTTTTATCAAATTGCGCTGGTCGGACGGCGGGATTTACCACTTGCACCTGAAGCACGCAGTGGCTTTGAAATGATTGCCTTGCGAATGTTGGCGTTTCGTCCTGATAATCCCAGCCGTTTGCAACAAACACCGCCACAACCTCGCCCAAGTAATCCCGCTCCGCCTAGCCAGCCTAATACACGCCCCACACCTGCCCCCATTACGTCGACAGCAACGCAACCCGCAACAGTCACATCATCCCCTATAAATCCTGCAAGCCCTGAAAATGTGGCGACTAATCCCGTTTTAGATTCAATGGTCGCGCCAACTGTCTCCCAGACAATCGCGTTAAATACGGCAGAAGATTGGACAACTTTATTGCAGGTTTTGCCATTAGGGGGAGTCGTGAAACAGCTTGCAGTCAATTGTGCGTTTGAAAAACAGGAAGGTCATTTAATTAACTTAATTTTAGCGGGTGAAAATAAAGTTCTTATTAATCAGTCTGGTAAATTGGAGCAGGCATTACAGCAGTATTATCAAAATGCCCATTTACGGCTACATGTTCGAGTCGGTGAATTCATTGCGGATACACCTGCACAGCAACAAAAACGTCAGCAGTCTGAGACAGAAAAACAGATGCACGAGGATATTTATAACGACCCTTTTGTGCAGGCAGTACAAGAGCATTTTAGTGGGCAAGTACGCCGTATCACGGCAAAAACGAATTAA
- the grpE gene encoding nucleotide exchange factor GrpE, which produces MTSTVNDKTTPPENPEVTNAVIENEELLEAPAVETESTPISVEELNRQLIEATRRADENWDALLRQKAEFENMHKRMERDLENARKYALEKFATELLPIKDSMELGIEATKNADTSLTTVAEGMALTLKMLASTLEKFGVQVIDPQNEKFNPQFHEAMAMQPVPNVEDNTVLFVHQKGYQLNERLLRPARVVVAKTPK; this is translated from the coding sequence ATGACAAGCACAGTAAATGACAAGACAACCCCGCCAGAAAATCCAGAAGTTACCAACGCTGTTATTGAAAATGAAGAATTATTAGAAGCCCCAGCCGTTGAGACAGAGTCAACGCCGATTTCAGTAGAAGAGCTTAATCGTCAACTGATTGAGGCAACCCGTAGGGCGGATGAAAATTGGGATGCCTTATTAAGACAAAAAGCCGAATTTGAAAACATGCATAAACGCATGGAACGCGACCTTGAAAATGCACGTAAATATGCCTTAGAAAAATTCGCAACAGAATTACTCCCCATCAAAGACAGTATGGAGTTAGGCATAGAAGCCACAAAGAACGCAGACACGAGCTTAACCACGGTTGCTGAAGGCATGGCATTAACCCTAAAAATGCTAGCCAGCACCTTAGAAAAATTCGGCGTACAAGTAATCGACCCGCAAAACGAGAAGTTTAACCCCCAATTCCACGAAGCGATGGCAATGCAACCTGTGCCCAATGTTGAAGATAATACAGTCCTTTTCGTTCATCAAAAAGGTTATCAATTAAACGAGCGTTTATTACGTCCTGCTCGTGTTGTCGTTGCTAAAACGCCAAAATAA
- the dnaK gene encoding molecular chaperone DnaK: MGKIIGIDLGTTNSCVAVMEGKSVRVIENSEGARTTPSIIAYADDSEVLVGQSAKRQAVTNPQNTLYAVKRLIGRKFKDKVVQRDLDIVPYKIMEADNGDAWIEAKGKKMAPPEISARVLMKMKKTAEDYLGETVKEAVITVPAYFNDSQRQATKDAGRIAGLDVKRIINEPTAAALAYGMDKKRGDAKIAVYDLGGGTFDISIIEIAEVDGEQQFEVLSTNGDTFLGGEDFDLRIIDFLVDEFKRDTGINLKNDPLALQRLKEAAEKAKIELSSSQQTDVNLPYITADASGPKHLNLKLTRAKLEALVEDLIERTVEPCKIALKDSGLSASQIDEVILVGGQTRMPKVQERVKDLFGKEPRKDVNPDEAVAIGAAVQGAVLAGEVKDVLLLDVTPLSLGIETMGGVMTKIIPKNTTIPTKASQVFSTADDNQSAVTVHVLQGEREMASANKSLEKFDLKDIPLAPRGVPQIEVTFDIDANGILHVSAKDKATGKAQSIQIKASSGLSEDEIQRMVKDAEAHAAEDRKFHDLVNARNQADNMVHSVTKTLKDLDGKVDTNEKTAIEAAVEAVKEAMKGDNKEDIEAKTQTLAELSGKLAEKAYQQAGGAEGGEGFTKAAENAAKSNDGVVDAEFEEVKGDKK, from the coding sequence ATGGGTAAAATTATTGGGATTGACTTAGGTACAACTAACTCTTGCGTTGCCGTGATGGAAGGTAAAAGCGTTCGTGTGATTGAAAACAGCGAAGGTGCACGCACAACCCCTTCTATTATCGCTTATGCCGATGATAGCGAAGTTTTAGTTGGACAATCTGCGAAACGTCAAGCAGTTACCAATCCACAAAATACATTATATGCCGTTAAACGCTTAATCGGACGTAAGTTTAAAGACAAAGTCGTACAACGCGATTTAGACATCGTTCCTTACAAAATCATGGAAGCCGACAACGGCGACGCATGGATTGAAGCAAAAGGCAAAAAAATGGCACCGCCTGAAATTTCTGCGCGGGTGTTGATGAAAATGAAAAAAACCGCCGAAGATTATTTAGGCGAAACCGTTAAAGAAGCCGTGATTACCGTCCCCGCTTACTTTAATGACTCCCAACGTCAAGCCACGAAAGATGCAGGACGGATTGCAGGCTTAGATGTTAAACGGATTATTAACGAACCCACCGCCGCCGCACTTGCTTATGGAATGGATAAAAAACGCGGTGATGCAAAAATCGCTGTTTATGACTTAGGGGGAGGGACGTTTGATATTTCCATCATCGAAATTGCTGAAGTAGATGGCGAACAACAGTTCGAAGTGTTATCTACTAACGGTGATACTTTCCTCGGTGGGGAAGATTTTGACTTACGGATTATCGACTTCTTAGTTGACGAATTTAAACGCGATACAGGGATTAATTTAAAAAATGACCCCTTAGCCTTACAACGCTTAAAAGAAGCCGCTGAAAAGGCAAAAATCGAATTGTCTTCTAGCCAACAAACCGATGTCAACTTACCCTATATCACGGCTGATGCTTCAGGTCCTAAACACCTGAATTTAAAATTGACCCGTGCGAAATTAGAAGCCTTAGTCGAAGACTTAATCGAACGCACTGTAGAACCCTGCAAAATCGCGCTAAAAGATTCTGGCTTAAGTGCTAGCCAAATCGATGAAGTCATTCTCGTTGGTGGACAAACCCGTATGCCGAAAGTGCAAGAACGGGTGAAAGATTTATTCGGCAAAGAACCGCGTAAAGATGTCAACCCTGACGAAGCCGTTGCGATTGGGGCAGCCGTGCAAGGTGCTGTGTTAGCGGGCGAAGTGAAAGACGTATTACTGTTAGACGTAACCCCCTTATCATTAGGGATTGAAACCATGGGCGGTGTGATGACCAAAATCATCCCGAAAAACACCACCATCCCAACCAAAGCATCACAAGTCTTCTCAACCGCTGACGACAATCAATCCGCCGTAACGGTTCATGTTTTACAAGGCGAGCGGGAAATGGCTTCCGCGAATAAATCGCTAGAAAAATTTGATTTAAAAGATATTCCTTTAGCACCTCGTGGCGTGCCACAAATCGAAGTAACCTTTGATATTGATGCTAACGGGATTCTGCATGTGTCCGCTAAAGACAAAGCAACAGGCAAAGCGCAATCCATTCAAATCAAAGCCTCTAGCGGTTTAAGTGAAGACGAAATTCAACGCATGGTCAAAGATGCGGAAGCACACGCCGCAGAAGACCGTAAGTTCCATGACCTAGTCAACGCCCGTAACCAAGCGGACAACATGGTGCATTCTGTCACTAAGACCTTAAAAGACTTAGATGGCAAAGTCGACACCAACGAAAAAACCGCGATTGAAGCAGCGGTGGAAGCGGTTAAAGAAGCCATGAAAGGCGATAATAAAGAAGATATTGAAGCCAAAACCCAAACCCTTGCCGAATTATCTGGCAAGTTAGCCGAAAAAGCCTACCAACAAGCAGGCGGGGCTGAAGGCGGTGAAGGCTTCACCAAAGCGGCAGAAAATGCAGCCAAATCTAACGATGGCGTAGTCGACGCTGAGTTTGAAGAAGTCAAAGGCGACAAGAAATAA
- a CDS encoding ABC transporter permease, with translation MQTTIVAVGWLEIGLATLFICVAGIISVVMALGVAQSLIFAVVRTYAQLIALGFAFTWIFKHANMWIVLGILLCMIMMTTHIAIQRINKRPTGLFMPVTAAIFLSNITVTFTLTSLILQIDPWYDPRYVLTSAGMVLGNTMTSIAVSIERLLDDLRKRTAEVNQALAFGGTLWEVALPSIRTALLAGLMPMINSMNAVGLVFIPGMMTGQLLAGADPLQAARYQIVFILMLSAATAIGTMASVYLVYQRVFDKEWRLCL, from the coding sequence ATGCAAACAACGATTGTGGCAGTTGGCTGGTTAGAAATTGGTTTAGCAACCCTGTTTATTTGTGTTGCGGGCATTATTTCGGTTGTAATGGCGTTGGGCGTAGCACAAAGTTTAATCTTTGCCGTTGTGCGGACTTATGCACAATTGATTGCGTTAGGTTTTGCTTTCACGTGGATATTTAAACACGCTAATATGTGGATAGTGTTGGGTATTTTGCTATGTATGATTATGATGACAACCCATATTGCTATTCAACGGATTAATAAACGTCCAACGGGTTTATTTATGCCTGTCACGGCGGCGATTTTCCTCTCAAATATTACGGTTACCTTTACCCTTACCTCATTGATTTTACAAATAGACCCATGGTATGACCCCCGTTATGTTTTAACCAGTGCAGGCATGGTTTTAGGCAATACCATGACGAGTATTGCTGTTTCAATTGAACGTTTATTAGATGATTTACGCAAGCGTACTGCGGAAGTTAATCAAGCCCTTGCTTTCGGTGGAACATTGTGGGAAGTGGCATTGCCTAGCATACGGACAGCGTTGTTAGCAGGATTAATGCCGATGATTAATTCAATGAATGCCGTCGGATTAGTCTTTATCCCTGGCATGATGACGGGACAATTATTAGCAGGGGCAGACCCGTTGCAAGCTGCCCGTTATCAAATCGTCTTTATTCTCATGCTCTCAGCGGCAACCGCGATAGGAACAATGGCAAGTGTTTATCTTGTTTATCAACGGGTTTTTGATAAAGAATGGCGTTTATGTTTGTAA